CCAATGACGCCGCCCGCGAGATTAGCCGCATGGTGCAGGAACGTACCGGTTTTGAAATTGTGGAAGTGGCGTTTCGAGAACTGCACGAGCCGAACATCCAGCAAGGGATCGACGACTGTGTCGCCCGGGGGGCGCAGCGGATTCTGATGGTGCCCTATTTTCTGTTCATGGGAGCCCACGTGCTGCACGACCTGCCGGAGGAGATCGAGGAAGCCCGCAGGCGTCACCCCGGTCTGATCATGGAAATGGGGCGCCATCTCGGAGTCCATCCCAAGCTGGCTGACGTGGTGGCCCAGCGGGTAGAGGAGTCCCTGGCCGAGAAAGGATGGCGGCAGTGAGCGATTCCCGCGGCATGAACCCCGAAGAGATCGAGGCGGCTTCCTTCCGGATTATTGACGAGGAGGCGGGAGGCCATGACTGGTCACCCGAGCAGTGGCCCGTGGTACGGCGGGTCATCCATACCAGTGCCGACTATGAATACCTGCAGAGCCTGGTCATGACCCCCGACGCCGTTACAGCGGCCGTTACCGCACTGCGGGCCGGCAGAAGCATTGTCACCGATACCACCATGGCCCTTGCCGGTATCCGCAAGGACCTGGCCGGCAGCTTCGGCTGCCGCCTCTCCTGCAATGTGGCGGCCGCCGATGTTGCCGAGGCGGCCCGGCACGAGGGTATCACCCGGTCCGTGGCCGCCATGCGCCGCGCCTGTCGTGAAAATTCCGACGGCATCTTTGTTATCGGCAATGCACCCACCGCCCTGTTCGAGCTGATGGAGCAGGTGCGCAACGGTACTTGTCTGCCCGCCCTGATCGTCGGCCTGCCGGTCGGTTTCGTCGGAGCCGAGGAAAGTAAGAATGCACT
The window above is part of the Trichlorobacter ammonificans genome. Proteins encoded here:
- a CDS encoding precorrin-8X methylmutase, with amino-acid sequence MSDSRGMNPEEIEAASFRIIDEEAGGHDWSPEQWPVVRRVIHTSADYEYLQSLVMTPDAVTAAVTALRAGRSIVTDTTMALAGIRKDLAGSFGCRLSCNVAAADVAEAARHEGITRSVAAMRRACRENSDGIFVIGNAPTALFELMEQVRNGTCLPALIVGLPVGFVGAEESKNALASGALGVPFITNMGRKGGSTVAAAVMNALLLRAAEA
- a CDS encoding sirohydrochlorin chelatase, whose product is MKTALLIMAHGSRIPEANDAAREISRMVQERTGFEIVEVAFRELHEPNIQQGIDDCVARGAQRILMVPYFLFMGAHVLHDLPEEIEEARRRHPGLIMEMGRHLGVHPKLADVVAQRVEESLAEKGWRQ